A region from the Flavobacterium enshiense genome encodes:
- a CDS encoding lipoprotein signal peptidase produces MSLKKAYLLVILVLVIDQISKIYIKTSFKLDEEIYVFDWFRIHFIENSGMAWGAEIPGAFGKLLLTLFRIVAVGGIGYWLYDAVKKQSSNFLIVAVALILAGAVGNILDSVFYGRMFNDSYGQVATLFSDDPYGKWFHGKVVDMFYFPIWEGNLPSWLPVWGGNHFTFFNAIFNVADVAISTGVGILIVFNKRAFGK; encoded by the coding sequence ATGTCGTTAAAAAAGGCCTATTTATTGGTAATTCTCGTTCTGGTTATTGATCAGATCTCCAAAATATACATTAAAACCAGTTTTAAACTTGATGAAGAAATCTATGTTTTTGATTGGTTCCGCATTCATTTCATAGAAAATTCAGGGATGGCATGGGGTGCTGAAATTCCTGGTGCTTTCGGAAAACTTTTGCTTACGCTTTTCAGGATTGTTGCTGTAGGCGGTATCGGATACTGGTTGTACGATGCAGTTAAGAAACAATCGTCTAATTTCCTTATCGTTGCTGTAGCACTTATTTTGGCTGGTGCTGTCGGGAATATTCTTGATTCCGTGTTTTACGGAAGGATGTTTAATGACAGCTACGGACAGGTAGCAACATTGTTCAGTGATGATCCTTACGGGAAATGGTTTCACGGTAAAGTGGTGGATATGTTCTATTTTCCTATTTGGGAGGGAAATCTGCCTTCATGGTTACCGGTATGGGGCGGAAATCATTTTACGTTTTTCAACGCGATTTTTAATGTAGCCGATGTGGCAATTTCTACCGGAGTCGGAATTTTGATTGTATTTAATAAAAGAGCTTTTGGAAAATAA
- a CDS encoding TraR/DksA family transcriptional regulator, which translates to MVDEQIRYSDADLAEFKELIQKKLEKAKNDLDLIKSAYLNDLNNGTDDTSPTFKAFEEGSETMSKEANSQLAIRQEKFIRDLKNALIRIENKTYGICKVTGKLINKERLKLVPHATMSIEAKNLQR; encoded by the coding sequence ATGGTGGATGAACAAATAAGATATTCCGACGCGGATTTGGCGGAATTCAAAGAATTGATTCAGAAGAAACTGGAAAAAGCGAAAAACGATTTGGATTTAATAAAAAGTGCTTACCTAAACGACCTAAATAACGGAACTGATGATACATCGCCAACATTTAAGGCTTTCGAGGAAGGTAGCGAAACCATGAGTAAAGAAGCTAATTCACAGCTTGCTATTCGTCAGGAGAAATTTATACGTGACTTGAAAAACGCGTTAATCCGAATTGAAAATAAAACTTACGGAATCTGTAAAGTAACCGGAAAATTAATCAATAAAGAAAGACTGAAACTGGTTCCTCATGCAACCATGAGCATCGAAGCAAAGAACCTGCAACGTTAA
- the ileS gene encoding isoleucine--tRNA ligase, protein MSTKFTEYKGLDLPTVASEVLDFWKKQNIFEQSVTSREGATPYVFFEGPPSANGLPGIHHVMARAIKDIFCRYKTQKGFQVKRKAGWDTHGLPVELGTEKELGITKEDIGKTISIAEYNEACKKTVMRYTDVWNDLTEKMGYWVDMEDPYVTYKSKYMETVWWLLKQIYNKDLLYKGYTIQPYSPKAGTGLSSHEVNQPGSYRDVTDTTIVAQFRVLDNQRKLTFAKFYDYITTNNLKQYKFESLELDEIHFLAWTTTPWTLPSNTALTVGPKIDYVLVKTFNQYTFLPINIILAKNLVGKQLSKNYFETSEAADFDNFQEGDKKIPFEVLAECKGADLVGIQYEQLLPYTLPYQNPENAFRVISGDFVTTEDGTGIVHTAPTFGADDAKVAKEASPEVPPMLVLDENGNPVPLVDLQGRFVRQMGELAGKYVKNEYYNEGEAPEKSVDVEIAIRLKEENKAFKVEKYVHTYPHCWRTDKPILYYPLDSWFIKVTDVKDRMFDLNDTINWKPKATGEGRFGNWLKNANDWNLSRSRYWGIPLPIWRTEDKTEEICIGSVEELYNEIEKAVKAGFMAENPFKGFEIGNMNEANYDLVDLHKNVVDNIILASPSGKQMKRESDLIDVWFDSGAMPYAQWHYPFENKALIDESKSFPADFIAEGVDQTRGWFYTLHAIGTLVFDKVAYKNVVSNGLVLDKNGQKMSKRLGNAVDPFTTLAEYGPDATRWYMIANANPWDNLKFDIEGVAEVRRKFFGTLYNTYSFFALYANIDGFQYAEDEIPLNERPEIDRWILSELNTLIKDVDSFYADYEPTKAARAISDFVQENLSNWYVRLCRRRFWKGEYAQDKIAAYQTLYTCLVAVAKLGAPIAPFFMDKLYGDLTRATQGEKFESVHLAEFPICVENFVDKSLESKMQKAQTVSSLVLSLRKKEMIKVRQPLQKVMIPVLDENQRAEIEAVSDLIKAEVNVKEVELLDDASGILVKQIKPNFKALGPRFGKDMGLISKEIQNLNQESIAKLEREGAISIVISGNSVNLTSEEVEISSQDIEGWLVANSGGLTVALDITISDELRKEGIARELVNRIQNIRKDSGFEVTDKIKVTMQKDGIIQEAVKDNEAYIKSETLTEELIFEDHIENGTEIEFDELKTRILISK, encoded by the coding sequence ATGAGTACAAAATTCACTGAATACAAAGGACTTGATTTGCCAACTGTGGCTTCTGAAGTGCTTGATTTCTGGAAAAAGCAAAACATCTTTGAACAAAGTGTTACTTCGCGAGAAGGAGCAACGCCGTATGTGTTTTTTGAAGGCCCGCCTTCAGCTAACGGATTGCCGGGTATTCACCACGTGATGGCGCGTGCGATTAAAGATATTTTCTGTCGCTATAAAACTCAAAAAGGATTCCAGGTAAAGCGTAAAGCGGGCTGGGATACACACGGATTGCCGGTTGAATTGGGTACGGAAAAAGAATTGGGTATCACCAAAGAAGATATCGGAAAAACCATTTCCATAGCCGAATATAACGAAGCGTGTAAAAAAACCGTAATGCGTTATACCGACGTATGGAACGACCTTACCGAAAAAATGGGTTACTGGGTTGATATGGAGGATCCGTATGTGACCTACAAGTCCAAATACATGGAAACGGTTTGGTGGTTACTGAAACAGATTTACAACAAAGATTTATTATACAAAGGCTACACAATCCAGCCATATTCGCCTAAAGCGGGAACTGGTTTGTCTTCACACGAAGTAAACCAGCCGGGTTCATACCGTGATGTGACCGATACGACAATCGTGGCGCAGTTCAGGGTTTTGGACAACCAAAGAAAACTGACCTTCGCCAAATTTTACGATTACATTACTACCAATAATTTAAAACAATACAAATTTGAGTCACTGGAGTTGGATGAAATCCATTTCCTGGCTTGGACGACAACCCCATGGACATTGCCAAGTAATACAGCGTTGACTGTTGGGCCGAAGATCGATTATGTGTTGGTGAAAACTTTCAACCAATATACGTTCCTTCCAATCAATATTATTTTGGCTAAAAATCTTGTTGGTAAGCAGCTGTCTAAAAATTATTTCGAGACAAGTGAAGCTGCTGATTTTGATAACTTCCAAGAAGGTGATAAAAAAATCCCTTTTGAAGTATTGGCTGAATGTAAAGGTGCTGACTTAGTCGGAATCCAATACGAGCAGTTGTTGCCATATACGTTGCCGTATCAAAATCCGGAAAATGCATTCCGTGTAATTTCGGGTGATTTCGTTACGACGGAAGACGGTACTGGTATTGTGCACACAGCGCCAACATTTGGTGCGGATGACGCGAAAGTTGCCAAAGAAGCATCTCCGGAAGTGCCACCAATGTTAGTGTTGGATGAAAACGGAAATCCGGTGCCATTGGTGGACCTTCAAGGACGATTTGTTCGTCAGATGGGTGAATTGGCGGGTAAGTATGTTAAAAATGAATATTATAACGAAGGCGAGGCTCCTGAGAAATCAGTGGATGTGGAAATTGCCATTCGTTTGAAAGAGGAAAATAAAGCCTTTAAGGTTGAAAAATACGTGCACACCTATCCGCATTGCTGGAGAACCGATAAGCCGATTTTATACTATCCGCTGGATTCGTGGTTTATCAAAGTAACAGATGTGAAAGACCGCATGTTCGATTTGAACGATACCATCAACTGGAAGCCAAAAGCAACCGGTGAAGGGCGTTTCGGGAATTGGTTGAAAAATGCGAACGACTGGAACTTGTCACGTTCAAGATACTGGGGAATTCCATTGCCAATCTGGAGAACCGAAGATAAGACAGAGGAAATATGTATTGGTTCTGTTGAGGAATTATACAATGAAATTGAAAAAGCCGTTAAGGCAGGTTTCATGGCGGAAAATCCATTCAAAGGATTTGAAATCGGAAACATGAATGAAGCGAATTACGATTTGGTCGATCTGCACAAAAATGTGGTAGATAACATCATATTAGCTTCACCATCCGGTAAACAAATGAAGCGCGAGAGCGATCTAATCGATGTTTGGTTTGATTCGGGCGCTATGCCTTATGCACAGTGGCATTATCCGTTTGAAAATAAAGCGTTAATTGACGAAAGCAAATCTTTCCCGGCTGATTTCATTGCAGAAGGAGTGGATCAGACCCGTGGATGGTTCTATACGCTGCATGCCATCGGAACGTTAGTTTTTGATAAAGTGGCTTATAAAAATGTGGTTTCCAATGGATTGGTTTTGGATAAAAACGGGCAGAAAATGTCCAAACGCCTTGGAAATGCAGTAGATCCGTTTACGACATTGGCAGAATACGGTCCCGATGCTACACGTTGGTACATGATTGCCAACGCAAATCCTTGGGATAACCTGAAATTTGATATCGAAGGAGTAGCCGAAGTAAGAAGAAAATTCTTCGGAACTTTATATAATACCTATTCGTTTTTTGCGTTGTATGCTAATATAGACGGTTTCCAGTACGCCGAAGATGAAATTCCGTTAAACGAAAGACCGGAAATAGACCGTTGGATCCTATCCGAGCTAAATACTTTAATAAAAGACGTAGATAGTTTTTATGCCGATTATGAGCCAACGAAAGCGGCTCGCGCTATCTCTGATTTCGTTCAGGAAAACTTAAGTAACTGGTATGTGCGTTTATGTCGTCGCCGTTTCTGGAAAGGGGAATACGCTCAGGATAAAATTGCGGCTTATCAGACATTATACACCTGTTTGGTTGCCGTTGCTAAGCTTGGAGCGCCTATCGCACCATTCTTTATGGATAAACTTTACGGAGACTTAACACGAGCAACACAAGGAGAAAAATTTGAAAGTGTACATTTGGCAGAGTTTCCGATATGCGTTGAAAACTTTGTTGATAAATCGTTAGAAAGCAAAATGCAGAAAGCGCAAACGGTTTCATCATTGGTTTTGTCACTTCGTAAAAAGGAAATGATCAAGGTGCGTCAACCGCTGCAAAAGGTTATGATTCCTGTACTTGACGAGAATCAACGAGCGGAAATCGAAGCGGTTTCCGACCTTATTAAAGCAGAAGTAAATGTGAAGGAAGTGGAGTTGTTGGATGATGCTTCCGGTATATTGGTGAAGCAGATTAAGCCGAATTTCAAGGCATTAGGGCCTCGTTTCGGTAAAGATATGGGATTGATTTCCAAAGAAATACAGAATTTGAATCAGGAGAGTATTGCTAAATTGGAAAGAGAAGGCGCTATAAGTATTGTTATTTCAGGAAATAGTGTTAACTTAACATCTGAAGAAGTAGAGATTTCTTCACAGGATATTGAAGGATGGCTGGTTGCTAATTCAGGCGGATTAACCGTTGCTCTGGATATAACAATTTCGGACGAATTGCGTAAGGAAGGTATTGCCAGAGAGTTGGTTAACCGAATCCAAAATATACGAAAAGACTCAGGTTTTGAAGTTACGGACAAGATTAAGGTGACGATGCAGAAAGACGGTATTATTCAAGAAGCCGTGAAAGATAATGAGGCATACATAAAATCGGAAACGTTAACGGAAGAGCTTATTTTTGAGGACCATATTGAAAATGGTACGGAAATTGAGTTTGATGAACTAAAAACAAGAATATTAATTTCTAAATAG
- the recO gene encoding DNA repair protein RecO — MLVKTKAIVLSAIKYQEKSLIVKCFTQSDGLKSYFVPSAFSGKKSNQKIAYFQPLTILEIEANHKNKGTLEHFKEIRLAVPYHSINTDIFKSTIIIFLSEMLHHSIREEEKNESLFSFLETTLLWLDTHEEMANFHLILLLEVTKYLGFYPDTSDMDLPFFELNDGVFSSFHGISCLSDHETFLFKKLIGLKLDSDQKIFAGTERQILLKILLNYYSVHLDGFKKPKSLEVLKEVFS, encoded by the coding sequence ATGCTGGTTAAAACCAAAGCCATCGTTTTAAGTGCCATAAAGTATCAGGAAAAAAGCCTGATTGTGAAATGTTTTACCCAATCGGACGGATTAAAATCCTATTTTGTTCCCAGTGCTTTTTCGGGTAAAAAATCGAATCAGAAAATTGCCTATTTTCAACCATTGACTATTCTCGAAATAGAAGCCAATCACAAAAATAAAGGTACGTTGGAACATTTTAAGGAAATCCGATTGGCGGTGCCTTATCATTCTATAAATACCGATATTTTTAAGAGTACGATCATAATTTTTTTATCTGAAATGCTCCATCACAGTATTCGTGAAGAAGAGAAAAATGAAAGCCTGTTTTCTTTTCTGGAGACAACTTTGCTTTGGCTGGATACTCACGAGGAAATGGCTAATTTTCACCTCATTCTCTTGTTGGAAGTGACCAAATACCTTGGATTTTATCCCGATACTTCCGACATGGATTTGCCTTTTTTTGAACTTAACGATGGGGTGTTTTCTTCTTTTCACGGCATCAGTTGTCTTTCCGATCATGAAACCTTTCTCTTCAAAAAACTGATTGGCTTAAAACTGGATTCCGACCAAAAGATTTTCGCCGGTACAGAGCGACAGATATTGCTCAAAATTCTACTGAATTACTATTCTGTTCATCTTGACGGATTTAAAAAACCGAAATCCCTGGAGGTGCTTAAAGAAGTTTTTTCATAG
- a CDS encoding T9SS type A sorting domain-containing protein yields MRKFNCFVLLAFICINCFSQQNQLWKGFFSYAAIKDISQAVDKVYAAPENTVFSKNTVTNELKTINSIDGLKADIITAVHYSEAFRKIVVGNQNGLLLVVNENDGSVLNVIDILNKPSISPSKKKINHIYEYNGKVYLSCDFGICVFDLATSQFGDTYFIGPAGEEVQVYQTTVLDGFIYAVTQLNGIRRADYSNPNLVDFSQWTTFDSGFWSGIVTFQNQLIASNTNNRVYRHNGSVFQQIADVGQSIVDLRAYNDRLIFTSPNHVYIYDNQLLQLSHITQIPDVASSFTCATAINDKIFVGTLDKGLYQTTSTNPTVFENCTPNGPARNSIFNVKKAPNYLWAVYGDYSKEYNPYPLDEYEISKFSDKQGWEFIPYTDLQGAKSLARIVLNPSNPNQAFVSSFFSGLLKIDSSNQITLFNEANTGSNGLESMVPPPGVDVRVNGPAFDKKGNLWMTNSRIDRAIKVMRSDGQWQSYSLDNITATPKEDSYAGMVIDKNNTKWIPSYRNGVIAFNENYGNKFVLIKNGANEGNLPIADVRCVAVDNRNQLWIGTFAGLRVLPSVDRFLYDNELETNPIIILDNDLAQELFFQQSIMDIVVDGANNKWVSIDGAGAFLVSSDGQETLYHFTKANSPLPSDNILDIEIDGATGEVFFATDKGLVSFKGIATKPAEDLSQVYIYPNPVRPEYNGTVKISGLIDNANVKITDIGGNLVYETTSEGGTIEWDTKAFGKHKVASGVYMIFIASEDGTETKVKKVMIVR; encoded by the coding sequence ATGAGAAAATTTAACTGTTTCGTTCTGCTGGCTTTCATCTGTATTAATTGCTTTTCGCAACAAAACCAATTATGGAAAGGTTTTTTTTCCTATGCTGCAATTAAGGATATTTCACAGGCTGTCGACAAAGTGTATGCTGCTCCTGAAAACACCGTTTTTTCTAAAAATACAGTTACCAATGAATTAAAAACCATAAATTCCATTGACGGATTAAAAGCTGATATTATTACCGCTGTACATTATAGTGAGGCATTTCGCAAAATAGTGGTTGGTAATCAAAACGGATTGCTTCTGGTGGTGAATGAAAATGATGGTAGTGTTTTAAATGTAATTGATATTCTGAACAAGCCTTCTATTTCGCCAAGTAAGAAAAAGATTAATCATATTTACGAATATAACGGTAAAGTGTATTTATCTTGCGATTTTGGTATCTGTGTTTTCGATTTGGCCACATCGCAATTTGGCGATACTTATTTTATAGGACCTGCAGGTGAAGAGGTTCAGGTTTATCAGACAACAGTTCTTGACGGTTTTATTTATGCCGTAACGCAATTAAATGGTATTCGTAGGGCAGATTATTCCAATCCGAATTTAGTGGATTTCAGTCAATGGACCACATTTGACTCGGGGTTCTGGAGCGGTATTGTTACATTTCAGAATCAGTTGATTGCGTCCAATACAAATAATCGCGTTTATCGTCATAATGGTAGTGTTTTTCAGCAAATAGCCGATGTCGGCCAGTCCATAGTTGATTTGAGGGCGTATAATGATCGTTTGATTTTTACTTCGCCCAACCATGTTTATATTTACGATAATCAGTTGCTTCAACTGTCTCACATAACTCAGATTCCGGATGTAGCGTCGTCGTTTACCTGTGCTACTGCAATCAACGATAAAATATTTGTCGGAACGTTAGATAAAGGGTTGTATCAAACAACAAGCACCAATCCGACTGTATTTGAGAACTGTACGCCAAATGGTCCGGCTAGAAACAGTATTTTTAATGTAAAAAAAGCGCCTAATTATTTGTGGGCAGTTTATGGTGATTATTCAAAGGAGTATAATCCATATCCTTTGGACGAATACGAAATCAGCAAATTTTCGGATAAACAGGGTTGGGAATTTATTCCTTACACTGATTTACAGGGTGCAAAATCCCTTGCCCGGATTGTGCTGAATCCAAGTAACCCAAATCAGGCCTTTGTGAGTTCATTTTTTTCAGGGTTGCTGAAAATTGACAGTAGTAACCAAATAACATTGTTTAATGAGGCAAACACGGGTAGCAACGGATTGGAATCAATGGTGCCTCCTCCTGGAGTCGATGTCAGGGTTAACGGTCCGGCTTTTGATAAAAAAGGAAATCTATGGATGACAAACAGCCGCATTGACAGAGCTATTAAGGTAATGAGATCGGACGGACAATGGCAGTCCTATTCTCTTGATAATATAACTGCGACGCCAAAAGAAGACAGTTATGCTGGTATGGTGATAGACAAAAACAATACGAAATGGATTCCATCCTATCGAAACGGGGTTATCGCTTTTAATGAAAATTACGGAAATAAGTTTGTCCTGATAAAAAATGGAGCCAATGAGGGCAATCTTCCTATCGCCGATGTACGATGTGTAGCGGTCGATAACCGAAACCAATTGTGGATCGGTACTTTTGCAGGATTGCGAGTTTTGCCGAGTGTTGACCGTTTTTTGTACGATAATGAGTTGGAAACCAATCCAATTATTATACTCGATAATGACTTGGCTCAAGAATTGTTTTTTCAGCAAAGTATTATGGATATCGTGGTAGATGGAGCAAATAATAAATGGGTGTCCATCGATGGGGCTGGGGCATTCTTGGTTTCTTCTGACGGACAAGAAACACTTTATCATTTTACAAAAGCGAATTCACCGCTTCCAAGCGACAATATTTTGGATATTGAAATCGACGGTGCTACAGGTGAAGTGTTTTTTGCAACTGATAAAGGACTTGTTTCCTTTAAGGGAATAGCGACCAAACCCGCCGAAGATTTGAGTCAGGTCTACATATATCCGAATCCCGTACGTCCAGAATACAACGGTACTGTTAAGATCAGCGGTTTGATTGATAATGCCAATGTGAAAATAACCGATATCGGAGGGAATTTAGTGTATGAAACCACATCTGAAGGCGGAACAATAGAGTGGGATACTAAAGCTTTTGGAAAACACAAAGTAGCTTCCGGAGTATATATGATTTTCATTGCCTCAGAAGATGGGACAGAAACCAAAGTCAAAAAAGTGATGATAGTCCGATAA
- a CDS encoding THC0290_0291 family protein, whose amino-acid sequence MPRKILFTLLMAFGINSAVRAQFGFSHEIGAIAGPVMFMSDFGERYDWKTNASNTGIGIGIIHYLNFSYSAECNCYKPETYFNDHFKLRTELSYNRTNLEHYGEWVAPEKTSVYADQLRAMKGTASNTDIGMQLEYFPLSIRDFTATIGSLGPFASLGAHYTFYSPEVTSTRGRLNQPGVLYPKYVGATSNDGGSTWSVVASVGTRYKLTELSDLMLDLRWQYYFSNWVDGVNPDPNLYPENKANEWLVWLNFGYIYYLE is encoded by the coding sequence ATGCCCAGAAAAATTTTATTTACCCTACTAATGGCTTTTGGAATCAATAGTGCTGTTAGAGCCCAATTTGGTTTTTCCCATGAAATTGGAGCAATTGCAGGACCAGTAATGTTCATGTCGGATTTCGGTGAAAGATATGATTGGAAAACAAACGCATCAAATACCGGTATTGGGATAGGCATTATTCATTACTTAAATTTTTCATACAGTGCTGAATGTAACTGTTATAAGCCTGAAACCTATTTTAATGACCACTTCAAGTTAAGGACTGAACTTTCTTACAACAGAACAAATCTTGAACATTACGGAGAATGGGTGGCCCCTGAGAAAACCTCAGTTTATGCAGATCAATTAAGAGCCATGAAAGGTACTGCATCCAACACAGACATAGGAATGCAGTTGGAATATTTTCCCCTGAGCATCAGGGATTTTACGGCCACTATCGGATCATTAGGCCCTTTTGCGAGTTTAGGAGCCCATTATACTTTTTACAGTCCGGAAGTTACTTCTACGAGAGGACGTTTAAACCAGCCGGGAGTGTTATATCCAAAATACGTTGGAGCCACTTCTAATGACGGTGGAAGCACTTGGTCTGTTGTAGCCAGTGTTGGTACCCGATACAAACTAACAGAACTTTCAGACTTGATGCTTGATTTACGTTGGCAATATTACTTCTCCAACTGGGTGGACGGCGTAAATCCGGATCCGAATCTTTACCCGGAAAACAAAGCCAACGAATGGTTGGTTTGGTTAAACTTCGGATACATTTACTATCTGGAATAA
- a CDS encoding cystathionine gamma-synthase has protein sequence MKFNTKVIHGGQHHEKVTGAVMPPVFQTSTFAQVSPGQPVGEYEYSRAANPTRQALEDALASIENGARGLAFASGLAATDCLLRLFKAGDEIIAMDDLYGGTYRLFTRLYKDSGIKFHFVDMNDLAGFEKLINENTKLVWVETPTNPLMKLADIAEIAKITKKHNILFAVDNTFATPYLQKPLDLGADIVMHSATKYLGGHSDVIAGALVIKDKALGDELHFKQFATGGTLGPMDSFLVLRGIKTLHLRVQRHCENGVKVAEFLMNHPKVERVYYPGLENHPFHEIAKKQMIGGFGGMVTFTFKSGAKQDAISFLEKLKVFTLAESLGGVESLANHPALMTHASIPEDKRKEIGITDDLVRLSVGVEDAADLIEDLKQALG, from the coding sequence ATGAAATTCAATACGAAAGTAATACATGGTGGGCAACATCATGAAAAAGTGACCGGAGCGGTAATGCCACCGGTATTTCAGACTTCTACTTTTGCTCAGGTTTCTCCGGGACAGCCTGTTGGAGAATATGAATACAGTCGTGCGGCCAACCCGACACGCCAGGCTTTGGAAGACGCTTTGGCTTCTATCGAAAACGGAGCCCGTGGATTAGCGTTTGCTTCGGGATTAGCAGCAACCGATTGTTTGCTGCGTTTGTTCAAAGCAGGTGATGAAATCATTGCAATGGACGATTTGTACGGAGGGACTTACCGTTTGTTCACGCGTTTGTACAAAGACAGTGGAATAAAATTCCATTTCGTGGATATGAATGATCTGGCAGGGTTCGAAAAGTTGATTAATGAAAATACGAAGTTGGTTTGGGTAGAAACACCGACCAATCCCTTAATGAAATTGGCAGATATTGCCGAGATCGCCAAAATCACTAAAAAACACAATATTTTATTTGCGGTCGACAATACTTTCGCTACACCATATCTTCAAAAGCCATTGGATTTAGGTGCGGATATTGTAATGCATTCGGCGACAAAATATTTAGGAGGGCACAGTGATGTAATTGCCGGTGCTCTGGTAATCAAAGATAAGGCTTTAGGTGATGAGTTACATTTTAAACAATTTGCGACGGGAGGAACATTGGGTCCGATGGATAGTTTCCTTGTTTTAAGAGGTATCAAAACGTTGCATTTACGCGTGCAAAGACACTGTGAAAATGGTGTAAAAGTAGCGGAATTTTTAATGAATCACCCTAAAGTGGAACGAGTATACTATCCGGGACTGGAAAATCATCCGTTTCATGAGATTGCCAAAAAGCAGATGATCGGTGGTTTTGGAGGAATGGTGACGTTCACTTTTAAATCGGGTGCGAAACAAGATGCTATCAGTTTCCTGGAAAAACTTAAAGTGTTTACTCTGGCAGAATCTTTAGGTGGTGTGGAATCGTTGGCAAATCACCCAGCTTTGATGACACATGCATCCATACCGGAAGATAAGCGAAAAGAAATCGGAATCACAGATGATTTGGTTCGTTTGAGTGTAGGTGTAGAAGACGCTGCCGATTTGATTGAAGATTTAAAACAGGCATTAGGATAA
- a CDS encoding DUF3298 and DUF4163 domain-containing protein: protein MRNLLIVTIAALSLLSCKKEELTFKTKKFHKEITQNKDTTAIEIEVAVAQNKSAAADSINTLFLKEITFLFSFDSAATVKNYPAVCSDFIKEYVSFQKEMPDYSTPWEATASGKIGYHSDKVINLTLDYYSFTGGAHGNGRSLSYFVDPETGKQIKKEDLFTDVKGFTKLAEQKFRIQQEVPAQSNINKTGYWFEKDRFHLPENIFYTDKGILLLYNQYEIASYADGPIELTIPFSEADKFLQLK from the coding sequence ATGAGAAACTTATTAATAGTAACTATTGCTGCGCTGAGCTTATTAAGCTGTAAAAAAGAGGAATTAACCTTTAAAACAAAGAAATTCCATAAAGAAATTACACAAAATAAGGACACTACTGCAATTGAGATTGAAGTGGCTGTCGCTCAAAACAAATCGGCAGCGGCAGACAGCATTAATACCTTGTTTTTAAAAGAAATTACCTTCTTATTCTCTTTTGACTCGGCAGCAACTGTCAAAAATTATCCCGCTGTTTGTTCGGATTTTATTAAAGAATACGTCAGTTTTCAGAAAGAGATGCCCGACTACAGCACACCTTGGGAGGCGACTGCTTCCGGAAAAATCGGATACCATTCAGACAAAGTCATCAACCTGACCCTAGACTATTATTCCTTCACAGGAGGCGCTCATGGCAATGGCAGATCATTGTCTTATTTTGTCGATCCCGAAACCGGAAAACAAATCAAAAAAGAAGATTTATTTACCGATGTAAAAGGTTTCACCAAACTTGCAGAACAAAAATTCAGAATACAACAAGAAGTGCCGGCCCAATCGAACATTAACAAAACGGGCTATTGGTTTGAAAAAGACAGATTCCATTTACCGGAAAACATTTTTTATACCGATAAAGGAATACTACTGCTTTACAACCAGTATGAAATCGCTTCTTATGCCGACGGCCCTATTGAACTGACAATTCCGTTTAGTGAAGCCGACAAATTCCTGCAGCTTAAATAA
- a CDS encoding DinB family protein: MEATFKILVTNRNLYLRFLDDYSLEQLNAIPQGFSNNLIWNIGHIVVAQQGLVYRLSGLPTNVSAEMTEKYKNGSRPDGKTTQEEVDEIRALLTFLPEQTKMDFEAGKFQHFNEYQTQTGFHLGSFKDAMEFNNYHEGLHLGFMMQIRKFI; encoded by the coding sequence ATGGAAGCAACTTTTAAAATTTTAGTAACCAACCGCAACCTCTATTTGAGATTTCTGGATGATTATTCCCTGGAACAGCTTAATGCGATTCCGCAAGGTTTTAGTAATAACCTGATTTGGAATATCGGGCATATAGTGGTGGCACAGCAAGGTTTGGTGTACCGTCTTTCGGGATTGCCAACGAATGTTTCTGCGGAGATGACCGAAAAATATAAGAACGGTTCCAGACCCGACGGCAAAACAACTCAGGAAGAAGTGGATGAAATCCGAGCACTGTTAACGTTCTTGCCCGAGCAGACAAAAATGGATTTTGAAGCAGGGAAATTTCAGCATTTCAACGAATACCAAACGCAGACTGGTTTCCATTTGGGGAGTTTTAAAGACGCGATGGAATTCAATAACTATCACGAAGGACTGCATTTAGGATTTATGATGCAGATTCGTAAGTTTATTTAA